TCCACAAAATACATTCATATACAGAACCATACCGCGATCAACCCTGCGGACGGGGAGACGCCACAATGTGACGTCTCTACTAAAATACCTCTAAATAATTCCTCCGTGTCTCCGTGTCTCTGTGTTCAAATATAAATCACACGCCCGGCTCCGATGCGGCAGGCTTGCGTTTCGCCGCTTCGAGGTCCACGGTAGTCTCGCCGCTCTTCTCCGCCTTCAGCGTAGCCGCCTGCGCCAAACGGCTTGCCACGGGGTTGAACTGCGCCTTGCCGATAAGCCCCTCGAAGTCCGTACCGGGTGTGAAAATCACGTTGATGCCCGTGATGTTCGCCGCCGTAAACGCCTCCATCGTTTCCGCGCCCGCCGACGAGAGCGAAATCCAGAAGTCGCCCAGCGCGCCCAGCTGCACCTTGTTGCCGTTCAGGAGCATTTCCACCAGGCACTCGCACATGTCGAGCACCACGCCCTGCACCGTGCCGCGCGAATACACCCCGTTGTGGTCGGCAATGTGTTTCACAAACTTGTCAAAGGTCATCGACTCGCTCATCTGAGCACGCGCGTACGCTTTTTCGCTCGCTTCCTCGTCCAACGGGTTGCGCATCATGTAGACAGAATAGTTAATCATAGTAGTTTAGTTTTAAGTTGGTTAGTTTTAAGTTTTTAAGTTTGTTAGTTTTTACCACAGATTACACCGATTTAATTAATAATTAATAATTAATAATGAATAACGGCGGATGTTCCGTAGCCAATTATTAATTATTATAGTCAATCAGAAATGAATTGCGAAAAACTATAGCCTGTTTTTTTAGTAGAGACGTCACATTGTGGCGTCTCTGAATGCATCCGCAAGACATTCACATACAAAAACATATAGCATCCCTTCGGTTGGGGAGACGCCACAATGTGACGTCTCTACTGCATTCCGTATTTTTCGCAAACCAATTTTGTTCTACTATAATTATTAATTATTAATTGTTAATTATTAATTGTTCATTGCAAAGGTACGCCATCTTCTCCCGTCCGCCAAAAATCGGGCACCGCTAATGTGTAAAAATCTGTTAACAAAAGGAGCTTTTTGTGTTAAATCGAATTCACCTGTTGATTATCAGCCGTTTATGGGTTGCAATCGTCAACTGTATCTTGTCTGCTATCTCCAGACGGACTATCAACTGTCTGTGTCCGCACCACACATAAATCATTGCGCGCCGTGCATATCGATGAAAATTTATTGACAAACGCTTGGATATGTCAAAAAAAATCCCGAATATTGCATGTAAACATAATTTATTAACGTACAAACCTTAAAAGCATCTTAGCCATGAAACGTTTTTTTACCCGTACCGTGCTCTTTACAGCACTTCTTTTCCTTGCCGGATGCGGCGGAGAAGATCCCGTAGTCCCCGAACCCGAGCAGCCTGGCCAGCCGGTGCAACCCGAAAATCCCGATACGCCGCCTCCGTCCGAAGAGGAAGTGTCCGCTTTCGTCCCTATCGATTGGGAGCAGACGGAGCTTCGCGGCTTCGATGCGGGGACCGGCGAAGTGACTTTAACGTTTCAGGGAGGCGGGACGCTGCCCGAGTTCGACGACGGGCATTCGGTGATGGTCATCGAGACCGACACCTCGGCACACATCCGCCGGGTGATGCGGAGCGAGGCAGACGGCGCCACGGTACGCTTGCAGACGGTGCAAGCCAACATGACGGAACTTTTCGCCGACACCGAGTTCGCCGTCTCGCTCACGCCTTCCGCCGCGCGCACCCGCACCCGCACGGGCGGCGTCACGTCTATCGACGAGGCGGGGGTGCTTCATCCCGTGAAGATTGTCGAACTGAACGGCGACGGCACTTACCGGAAGCTCTACGACGCCAAGGGGCAAAGCCGTGTGGACATCGGGGCAGAGAGCCGGATAGACCTCTATAATATAAATTTGAATGGGGTGGTCATCGCTTCGTCTGATGACGGCAATATGGCTCTTTCATGGGAATCCCTCAAGCAGCGTTTCTCGCTAAAGGCAGACGGCTATTTAAAGTTCACCAAGCCTGTCCGCGAAGAAGAAGTCACGGAAGGTCTTAAAGTCAAGCTCAGCGAGCTGGAAGCATGTCGCTTTGTATTCGGGGCGGAGGTGTTGAGCGAGTTGATTTTGCGGGCTGACATGAAAGGCGAGTTCTCGTTCGCGTTGAAGGACCCTGTCGAATTGGCTCAATTCAAACCGCAGGTATACAAATTCATTACCCCTTCGGGCATTCCTGTTTTCTTTACCTTGACAAGCGGTTTGTTCGCCGACTTTACGGCGGAAGGCAGCACGGAAAACACGGCAAGGACAGGAGTCAGTGCCGAGGGAAAATTCAACTTAGGCTTTGAGTACACCGGCAACTGGAAACCCATTCATGAGTTCTTCTACGATTATGACGTATATCCGTTTGAAATATCGGGCAAGGCAGAAGCCGGGCTGAAAGCTTGGGTATACCCCCAATTGCAACTGAAAATGTACGATTTCCTGGGACCGTCAGTCGAACCCAGCCTTTACGTGCGCGATGAGTTCAAGTCGGGTTATTTCGACCAATTCGGAACGGTAGAGCAGGATTACTATACATGGAACGAGAAAATGTTTGCGGGCGTTGACTTGCAAATCGCTTTAGGGCTTGATTTCTTAGGGCTTGAACAAACCCTTACGCTGGTTAACGAGAACATTGTCGACAAACAGTTCTACAATGCGCCCGACGCCATCAAGCTGGTGTATCCCGATACCGGCGCGAACGTGACGGTAGGCGAAGCGGTGCCCGTACGCTTCAATGTCACACGCAAAATGTTGGTAGCCGACCTCCCGCTTGCGCTGCTTCCCGTCAAGTTCGTTTCCGAGAAAGGCACGGTCAGCCAAGACTTCGCCATAACCGGCCCGCTGGGCAACGCCGACGTAGAGTGGACACCCGAAGCCGAAGGAGCCACCCTGACCGCCCAAATCTTCGATGCCGACGGCGAAGTGCTGCTGGAAGAAGTGTTCGCGCCGGAAGTGGAAGCAGCATATGAAAAATGGGTTACGGGTTCGGGAAAGATTGTAGAAGATTTAAACGGAAATGTTGTAGTCGAAGTTTATTGGGAGGATGTGCTTCGGCTTTACAAAAACGGGACCTACCTTTATACGCATAATCCTGACAAAATACCGCTTGAATGGATGCATGACGGGCTCCCCTACAACTCGTTGTCCCATGGGTATTGCACAGGGAAATATTGGTTTCTGGAGAATCCTTCGCGGTTGGTCTTAGAATTGGGGCAGAGTGTTGACTTGTCAACAAGTAACGGCAATCCGATACCCGGGCATATTTTCAGTATAAAATATATATTCGGGAAAAACGGTGCTTATGATATTATTTGGGGAGGAAATGATGATGGAAGCGTCAACAAAGATGTGATGGGAATACACTTTAAAGATGAGCAAGGGCAAACATCTGCTATTGTTTTTACGAAAGCTTCCGATTCAGCTCGAAATATGTCTCGCTCTACGGAAAAACGAATTCCGGTAACGCTACTTACAGTGGACGATGTAGGTAATGTGCTCGAACGTTCCGTTGAATGGCGTTCCCGATGAATTGTATTTTGTGACAGTGTGACAATTGTGACAAATGACAATAACTGAAAATGATTTTCCATCCGCCAAGGAAAAAGTGTGACTAAAATTTATATATATTATATATATAAATATATATAATATATATAATATAAATATATAACTTTTCTCTTCTTTCTTCCGTTTTCTGAAAAACATTATTGTCATTTGTCACAATTGTCACAATTGTCACGCCTTACCCCTGTGATATATGGCCGAACAAAATGAATTGCGAAAAACTATAGCCTGTTTTTTAGTAGAGACGTCACATTGTGGCGTCTCTGAATGCATCCGCAAGACATTCACATACAAAAACATATAGCATCCCTGCGGTTGGGGAGACGCCACAATGTGACGTCTCTACTGCATTCCGTATTTTTCGCAAACCAATTTTGTTCCACTATAAAAACACAAAAACGCATATATATGCATAATTCATTCTATCTGACTGCATGCGCACACGGATATAGCCGCGCCGCGCCGGGCAAACAGGAGCCTTCGCACGGGCGCGCGCGGACTTCTCTATCTGCCCTTGTGTTTTTCTTACAATATTTTTAAAATCCTTGATTGACAACAACTTTTTCATTATAAATTCTTGTTTTTTCGAAATATTTGTTTTATATTTGTAATTATCAACCAAGTAAAACGAACAAACCGTTAACTTTAAAACAACAATATATGAAAAAGCAAATGAAGAACATGCCCGCAATTCAGGAGGATGCCGAAGCAGAGCAGACAGCTCCGAAAGCCGGAGACATATTAAACGAACAAGACGCCTTCCTCCTGAAAAACAGCCGGAACATCATCGAGGGGCTGGGCAGGCACCTGATAGAAGAACGCCGCCTGAAAGAGCAAGCCCTGCAGGAAAGCGACCGCCACAAGCAGCGGGCGGACGACATGGCGGAAGAAGTCAAGCAAGCACATGCGGACGCCAGGCGGAAAGACGAGATAATCAACCGCAAAGACGAGGAAATCAGCCGGATGCGCGCCGAGAGCGAGCGCAAGGACGCTGCCCATGCCGAAGAAATCAGCCGGATGCGTGCCGAAAACCTTGCCATCCGCAAAGCCGCGGTCACCTACCTGCACGAAACTTCCGCCGCCCGTAACGGGAAAAACACCTCCGCACCCCCCGCAATCCCCGAAATACTGAATACTCCCAAAGCCCGCTCCCTGCTCGGGAAACTGAGAGAAGGGCAAATCCTTGACGAACACTGGCAACCCCTCGGGCTCTCGAACGCCGAAAGGGGAATCGTGGCGCAATACATCTCCGGACAGCTGGGCATCGCCGCACAATGGCAGACGTTCGGCTCCTTGTGGAACATGAAGCCCGAAACGCTGCGCCGTGCCGCGGCAAAAGCGCTTGACCAACGGAAAACGCTCGACTTCCAAGAATTGCTGAAAGGCCTGCTGAGGGCGTAAGCATCAATGTGGCAATGTGATAATGTGCCAATGTGAAATGAAGTAATGAGCACATTAGCACATTATTTATTAGCACATTATTTATTAGCACATTGTTTATTAGCACATTGTTAATTAGCACATTGTGTTTGCCCGTCTTATAGATTTGCAAGCCATTTCTTGCCTTTCGGCGTCCTGAACCAAATCAATATGCCGATGCCTATAACGAGGCATATCGAAAATAGAATGATTAAAAAATCCATACTTATCTATCGTTTTAGAATTTTATAACCTATTGCTGCAAACGTATATGTCAATGACACTCCTATTGTTGCCAATATGCCCTGTTGTATCCGGGCCTCATTCACTATAAGTGAAACTCCTCCTACCAAAGCCATTGACGTAAATACGAGCTTAGCCAAGTCAAAGAAAAATTTTCCAAGGTTTTCCCGGCTTAACTTTTCTTTTTCTTTTATTTCTTTTCGTTCCTCCTGTTGCCTTACAAAGTTGCTCATAATGAATACAAAGATATAAAATTTTGCCCGATAAAAAAGATTATTGAGGCAATAAATTTATCGTTCAAAAAATGGTTTAATCATATACTCTTATAAACGCATAAATTCTGAAAAGTACACGGATAAAATGTTAAAAATGCTTGTTGTGTATTCTTTTTGTCCGATTAGAAATGCGGTGGTACGCCTGCCCGTGCCAGCCACGCCGTGCCTGCCACGTGGCAGTTTTTTCCCAATCCATACGCTTACCTTTGCTTCCGTAATCAAGGCGCCCGTGGTTTTTCACCACAGATTACACGGATTCAATTAACAATTAATAATTCATTACAGAGAAAGCAGAAGACCATGAAAGCATTTTTGAAAATCGAGCGTTGCGGCGAGGTGTTCAGCGTGCGCAGCGAGAAGGCGGAACAGGGAACGATAAGCAAACGGGTGGTGACATTGAGCGACTGGTGCGGGCGGTACCCCGACCGCTACGTGGCGGTAATGCTGGGAGCGGTGGCAGAGGCGGACAT
The Phocaeicola salanitronis DSM 18170 genome window above contains:
- a CDS encoding HU family DNA-binding protein produces the protein MINYSVYMMRNPLDEEASEKAYARAQMSESMTFDKFVKHIADHNGVYSRGTVQGVVLDMCECLVEMLLNGNKVQLGALGDFWISLSSAGAETMEAFTAANITGINVIFTPGTDFEGLIGKAQFNPVASRLAQAATLKAEKSGETTVDLEAAKRKPAASEPGV